TTGGGGCTCTTGATGCGGCGGTGGCTGAACGAGATCTGCGTGAAAAACAGTTTCGCCAGCTTGACAATCTTTACGGTCGAGGTCATGCGACCGAACGCGAGTTGGAACGAGCCCAGACCGATTATCAGATCTCCAAAGCACGGGTGGCGATGGCTCGAGAGGAATTGTTTTTACATCGATTAGAGTGCAAACGTATCGAAGCTCAGATTGAACGTCGAAGAATCCGCAGTCCAATTAATGGCATTGTCAGCGACGTTGCCAAGCAGGTGGGTGAATTCTTTTCCCCGACGGACCCGCACCTAATGACGATCGTTCAATTGGGGAAGTTGCGTGCGAAGTTTTCGCTGACACCAGGGGAGTCGGCGGGCATCAAGGTCGGCGATCAGATTTCCCTGCGGGTGACCCAACCGACACGAGAGGTAATCGCCAGAGTGGAGGCGGTCTATCCTGTGGTTGATGCAAAAAGCGGAACTCGAATTATCTCAATGGTGATAGATAACTCGCAGCGAAAAGTTAGAAGTGGCGATCGGTGTTTCATGAAAATTAATCGTAACGGTGGGAAAACAAGGTACACGGGGAATTAAGCACTGGCGGTGCACAACTCAGTGTCGACAAGTGGATTGAGGGATGAAGGAGCGCGGATGAGCCAAAGCTCGGTTAAAACCATTCCGAAGCGAAGGGTTGCCTCAGCGGGTGAGTCTTCCTTTGACGTGCGCCAGTTGGGACTTCACCTTGAGGAAGTGCTGGGCTCAGCCACATCCGAGGTAGAGGCGATTGAATCGTTGCTGCAGTTAGCCTTGCAACTCATGCGCGCGAACATGGTGCTCTACTTCGACGCGGATTCAACGGGCCAGCTGTCCAGTTATCCAACTGGCCAATTTCCAGCAGTTGTTGCCGAGCCTCTGCTGAATCAACTCTACTCGCTTGCCGTGATGACACAGGAAACGGCAACGGTGCAAATTGCTCGCGTTGAACAGGCAGGAGAAGTGATCGCGGTAGCGGTGCCGGTCTTCCGTTCAGATCAGATCAAGGAAGTCATGTTGGTGGTTATCGACAGTAGTGGCGACCTGCAACAACGACTCACGGAGCTTGTGCAAGTGGCACAATTGGTGGCGGCCTTTGCCGGGCAATGGCGGGGTCGTTTTGTCGCTTTGAAGTCAGGCCATGAACAGAGTCAATGGAGTCGCTTCAGTCGGGCAATGGTTGCTGCTGGGGAGGTTGAACGATTTGACTCGGCCGTCAGCAAGCTGGCCGATGGTGTGCAGGAATTCTATCAAGCCTCATGCGTTGCTGTCGGATTGCGGCGGTCAGGTGGACTTGTGAAGCTCCTGGCGATCTCGAATGGATTGCAGTTTGACAGGTCCTCCGAGCTGACCAAACGATTGGAAGCGGTCATGGCAGAGGTCCTGGTGATGAACGGTGATCGAACTGTGGCAGGTGAGGCGGTGGGGCGTAAAACCCATGCGTTAGAAGAATTGGAAAAGAGTCTGAATGTTCGCTCAATCTATCGCGCCACGCTCAGAAATGGTCAAGGCGATCTGGTCGGGGCTTTTGTCGTCGCGCGTGACGAGCCGATTGCCGGGGAGGATCAGCAAGGTGCAGAACTTATCGAGCGATTATTGGGGCACGAAGTGGATTTGTTGAATCGATCCAGGCCTGGCGTTTTCGCCGGGGCCAGAAATCGCCTTCATCGCCTCTCGAGTGCCTCGAAACGGGGCATCATCACACTTGGCATTCTGGCCATGTTGTTGTTGTTTGTCATGCCCGTTCCCCACCGAATTATTGGCCGTTCTGAGATTCAACCTGTCGCTCGGCGATTCGTTGCAGCTCCGTACGAAGGTCGGTTAGAGGCCGCATTCGTTGAGCCAGGGGACGTGGTTGAAAAAGGCCAAACCGTTGCACGAATGGATGCTCGTGAAATTCGTCTTGAACGGGCCGCGGTGGAGGCGGATCTCGTTCGTTCGATGAAGCAGCGCGACACATCGATGGCGAATGGTGATGCAGTAGGAACTCAAATGGCCGAGTTTGAAGGGGACCGTTTACGGCTTAAGCTCCAATTGCTGCAAGAACGGATGGATCACTTGGAGGTCAAGAGTCCTACGGATGGGATGGTAATCAGTGGAGATCCGAGGAAATTGGAAGGCTCGCGTCTGAGGATCGGCCAGACGCTGGTGGAGGTTAGTCCCCTGGGGAAGAATGTTTTGGAAGTCGCCATCCCCGATGAAGACATCTCTCATGTCAAAGTAGGACAAGAAGTCGCTTTTCGATTGGAAGCTCTGCCCTATTCCGACTTTGGAGGGGTGATCGCCAGTCTTCAGCCACGATCGGTGCAACAGGACTCTGCGAACGTGTTTTTGGCAGAGGTTACGATCCATGGCGAGACTGAAATGCTCCGACCCGGGATGCGTGGTCGAGCCAAAATTATGGCGGCCAACCGATCACTGGCCTGGGTGCTTTTTCACCGAGCCTGGGAAAACGTCTTTTTCAGAATGGGGTGGTGAATTTGTCCGCCAAACGCAAATCTCTGGTCGATGATCCAACACTGGTGCGTGTGCGGCTTCGTGAAGATGTTCGCTGCACGTTACAGCATTCTAATAACGAACCTTACTATCAACTCGAAGATCAACTCAAGGCAAAGTTTTATCGACTCGGCACTCGAGAATGGGAATTGGTTAAACTGCTCGATGGCAAACAGTTGCTCCGGGAAGTGATCGCTCAGCAAGCATCTTTGTCAGCCAGAGAAGCGGTCATGCTTGTCAGATGGTTGACGCAAAATCAACTAGCTTCCATCGAAGCGAACGTTGTACATCCCATTTATGAGCTTCCGAAAGCGAGCCTTGACCGTTTTCAGGGGAGCTTGAACCCCTTGTTTCTCCGTATCCCTTTGTTTGATCCGGATCACTTGTTAAAACGATGTTTGCCGTGGTGTGCTTGGACGATTAGCCCGATTGCTTTTGTGGTGTGGCTGGGATTGTGTTTGCTGGCTCTAGGGCAGGTGCTAACACATTGGGACCGGTTTCGTTTGTCACTCACCACGATTTTGACCCCAGCGAATTGGTTTTGGTTGTTGGTCGTTTGGGTGATGCTGAAGGCCGTTCATGAGTTCTATCATGGGCTGATCTGCAAAAAGTATGGAGGACAAGTTCCTCGTTGTGGATTGGTACTGATTCTGTTTTCGCCGATTGCGTTCGTGGACGTTACTTCCTCTTGGCGATTTCGTTCGAAGTGGCAACGGATTTTTACGGCCGCGGGAGGAATGTACATTGAATTCTTTGTTGCCAGTATCGCGGTCTTAATTTGGGCACGAACAGAACAGCCGTTGATTGAGCAGCTCTGCCGAAACATTATTGTGATGGCGAGTGTTTCTACGCTGCTTTGTAACGCAAATTTTTTGATGCGATTTGATGGTTATTACATTGTCGCGGACTTGTTGGAAATCCAGAATCTGTATTCAAAAGGGCAGCAATACCTAAGATACTTCGGACGTCGATATTTGCTGGGTGTCGATATCGAAAACCCATTAGCACGAAGCTCTCATGCAATATTGATTCGTGCCTATGCTTTTGCGGCTCTGTTATGGCGCTGGCTTTTTTGTGTGGGAATTGTGCTCGCTGCTTCGGTGATGTTTCGAGGCGCTGGAATCGCACTCGCGGTTTCGGCAGCAACTTTGTGGTTGGTGATTCCCGCCGTGAAGCTTGGACGCTATCTGATTCGTGGTACCTCGACTGAGCAGCCGAATCTTGTTCGATTTGCGTTGATTTTGGGCGGCTTGATGCTGCTGGTTGGATCGTCGCTCGCTTTACCTTGGCCGGGAGGCGTGTCGGCACCCGGCATTGTTGACTACGATCCCTTAACGATGCATCGGGTTGACAGTCCGGGCTTTGTGCGGCAGGTTCATGTCGCCCCGGGTGAACTGGTGGAGCCGGGGCAGCTGCTGGTGACGCTCGAGAATTCCGAATGGGCTTTGCAACTTGCAGAGATCGAAATTGAAATTGAGGAGTCTCTGATCCGTAGCCGTGTGTTACGCGGGGATGCTGATGTGGTGAATTATCAGGTTGAAGGACGCAAGCTGATCAGTTTATACGAGCAACGAGACGAATTAGAACAGCGGGTTCGTAAGTTGGAAATAGTCGCTACTACCCGCGGAAATGTAATCGGACACGATTTGCAATCGCTCGTGGGTCAATACATGCATACGGGCGCACCGTTGATTGCCATCGGAGATGAAAAACAGAAAGAAGTTCGACTGTCAGTCTCCCAAAAGAACGTTACTTTTTTTCTGAAGCAGTTGGACCGGCATCCGGTCATTCGAATCAAGGGCCGCTCCACCGCCATCACCAACGGAGTGTTGACTCGCGTGGATCCGCGAGCCACGCGTCGCCTTCCCAATCCGGGCTTGGCGGCACCGAATGGTGGACCGTTGGCAGTTGTGATGCATCACTCCGCAGAGCAAACAACGGAAGACGAACCGTTTCAGCTCGTGGAACCCCATTTTTTGGTGAGAGTGCAGATTCCAACTTCCGAAGCAGAATCCTTGCACGCCGGCCAGTTAGCTCAAACGCGGATCGAAACAGTGGGCGACACCGTTGGAAGCCATTTCTATGGTGTCGTGAGTCGATGGATCCGGACTCGACTGGAAGACAAAGGCTAGCGAGCAACGGTTGCGCTACCTGAAATCATAGGCAGCGCGCGGCCGATCGCTGACCATGAAATTACTCCCAACACTTTGCTTCCTCAGTCGGAGATTGCCCGAAGCCATTCCGATGGCCTGGTTGGCGACGCGACGGGGGATTGTTTGTCTCGACATTTGACACACACACTCGGATTAAGACTGAATTCCTGGTGCGAAGTTGCGCAAAAAAGTTTTCTGGATCGGGGAAACGGGTCGCAATGCCAAAAGGTTGACAGAGCTGATTCATGCGGTCGATTGTTTGATCGATTCTCTAAATCTACCGGGCAAATTCCCTGCACCATCCACGGGCGCGAGGGGATCTAATTGCTAGGCTTTTATCGTGTTTCAAACGCCGGATGGTGGACCGAATGGCCGTTGAAAAGAGTTTGGACGAGTGTCGACGGTGGTATTTGCGGACGGCATTCCTCCCCATGATTATGATTTCGACCGGAGATGTTGAGGGATGTCGTGAAACGACAAGCGGTTCCGGAAAAGGAAGGCTCTACCACGGTCAATGGTGACCCGCTG
The DNA window shown above is from Pirellulaceae bacterium and carries:
- a CDS encoding efflux RND transporter periplasmic adaptor subunit — protein: MSQSSVKTIPKRRVASAGESSFDVRQLGLHLEEVLGSATSEVEAIESLLQLALQLMRANMVLYFDADSTGQLSSYPTGQFPAVVAEPLLNQLYSLAVMTQETATVQIARVEQAGEVIAVAVPVFRSDQIKEVMLVVIDSSGDLQQRLTELVQVAQLVAAFAGQWRGRFVALKSGHEQSQWSRFSRAMVAAGEVERFDSAVSKLADGVQEFYQASCVAVGLRRSGGLVKLLAISNGLQFDRSSELTKRLEAVMAEVLVMNGDRTVAGEAVGRKTHALEELEKSLNVRSIYRATLRNGQGDLVGAFVVARDEPIAGEDQQGAELIERLLGHEVDLLNRSRPGVFAGARNRLHRLSSASKRGIITLGILAMLLLFVMPVPHRIIGRSEIQPVARRFVAAPYEGRLEAAFVEPGDVVEKGQTVARMDAREIRLERAAVEADLVRSMKQRDTSMANGDAVGTQMAEFEGDRLRLKLQLLQERMDHLEVKSPTDGMVISGDPRKLEGSRLRIGQTLVEVSPLGKNVLEVAIPDEDISHVKVGQEVAFRLEALPYSDFGGVIASLQPRSVQQDSANVFLAEVTIHGETEMLRPGMRGRAKIMAANRSLAWVLFHRAWENVFFRMGW
- a CDS encoding efflux RND transporter periplasmic adaptor subunit encodes the protein MLIRFVLPSLLLVVAFSVEGKGQSEADAFTEPFQELELAVSDAGVLTEVNVCAGEPVKAGQVLAKLDSSVLAASLEISQAKSRFVGALDAAVAERDLREKQFRQLDNLYGRGHATERELERAQTDYQISKARVAMAREELFLHRLECKRIEAQIERRRIRSPINGIVSDVAKQVGEFFSPTDPHLMTIVQLGKLRAKFSLTPGESAGIKVGDQISLRVTQPTREVIARVEAVYPVVDAKSGTRIISMVIDNSQRKVRSGDRCFMKINRNGGKTRYTGN